In the genome of Suncus etruscus isolate mSunEtr1 chromosome 3, mSunEtr1.pri.cur, whole genome shotgun sequence, the window gcgattcctgagcgtagagctaggagtaactcctgagtgctgctggatgttgccccaaaccaataaatatatttactatttatatattatatatttacatatgtagaaatatatttacatattttcctAATGTATGGACTTTGACAAGAACCCATGAGTAATTGCACATGCTTATGTTCTATGTCTAATTGACAGAAAGTAGATACAGAAACATCTTAACATAGGTAatggaaaacaaaccaaaacaaaccctaTAGACACATAATTGTGGGGAGCAAGAAGACAGAAATTAATTGTGAgcagctctattttttttttaccttcatttcttTCATCCGGTTTAGTATAAATAAGGGAAGCCAGAGTAAATAAGGTAAAGATAACAAAAGCCAATAAAATGAATGCCAGTTCCAGGTTGCTGAATGGAAGCTCCATCAATCTCTACACGCTTCTTCACCTGCAATAGGAAGCAAACACTGGCTTAGGAAATATTTGGAAAAAGGTTTGCACATTTTCCTGTATCAATAGAAATGAATTGTGCACACTTAATTTTTATGTCAGAGActtaaacatttaatattattgTATGCTTCTGGCAGTacgggaatagaacccagagcctcacatttATAAGCAATATACTCTATAATTGAACCACATCTCCATgccaattttatgtatttatatatttttcccatTAAGGCATTctgattttcaaagttattcatactACAGTTTAGGAATGTAAtgatccaacaccaatcctaccattaCTGTTAACTTCCTCACTGTCAATTTCCCTCCATTAGTGTTCCCAGGTTCCCACCCACCCCTCAGCCAATCTCCttgatagaaatatttttgtttggttacaGTAAGTTGGATCTTATGCTTACACTTGTTGGTCTCTAGTTCAGATGTTTCTGTCTCATGTCTCTCTATACTATTGCTGCAGGTCTCTCACCCTTGACCCTATTATTCACCACTTAATCTCTGAAACTCTCCCTCTGagctttttattgtttgggggctacacctggtggctctcaggggttactcctggctctgtgtttaaaaattgcacctggcagctgcggggatcatatgagatgctgagatagaacccaggtcaatccctagtcagctgtgtgcaaggcaaatgccctgcagatGTGCTATTGCTTGATCCCCTTCCCCTCAACTTTTCCTTCCCTGTCCTTAATTCTATAGTCTAGGTTTAGGATAAACTAGGTATCCGTCTTTGATAACTTGTGTTCCTTCATTCTGTTATTGGTGTTATCCTTCTTCTGAATTCACTTAATGTTATAACCACCAGTATCATCTAAGTTGCTGTGATATGCATGATTTTATAATTCCTTacaaataaatagtattttattatgtgtatatgtatatctatagtTATATCACCTAGTAGCTTTCTGTATATACATCCATATATTTATccttctgtatatatatatatatacacacatatatatatgtgtgtatgtgtatgtatatccTTGAAC includes:
- the SMIM31 gene encoding small integral membrane protein 31, which produces MELPFSNLELAFILLAFVIFTLFTLASLIYTKPDERNEDLQHL